The Stenotrophomonas maltophilia sequence TGGCCGAGGCCCGGCGCGCCAGCGAGGCCAAGAGCCGCTTCCTGGCCAACATGAGCCACGAGTTCCGCACCCCGTTGAATGGCCTCAACGGTATGACCGAAGTGCTGGCGACCACGCGCCTGGATGATGAGCAGCGCGAGTGCCTCAACACCATCCAGGCGTCTTCGCGCAGCCTGCTGGCGCTGGTGGAGGAGGTGCTGGACATCTCTGCCATCGAGGCCGGCAAGCTGCGCGTGGTGGCTGAGGATTTCGCCGTGACCGACGTGATCCAGGCGATCGGGTTGATCCTGATGCCGCAGGCCAGGGCCAAGGGCCTGGATTACCGGGTGAAGGTTGCCGACGGCGTGCCACCGCGCGTGCGCGGCGACGTCGGGCACCTGCGGCAGATCCTGTTGAACCTGGCGGGCAACGCAGTCAAGTTCACCGACCATGGCCGGGTCGAGATCCGCGTCGGCGTGGTGCATGCAGATACCAGCGGCGCGGTGCGCCTGCGCTTCGACATTTTCGATACCGGCATCGGCGTGGCACCGGCGATGCGTGCGCGCTTGTTCGATGCCTTCGAGCAGGCGGATGTCAGCATGGCGCGCCGTCATGAGGGCACGGGACTGGGCACGACCATCGCCAAGGGCCTGGTCGAAGCGATGGACGGCGACATCGGCTATCTGGAGAACCCACCGCGCGGTAGTCACTTCTGGGTCGAGCTGCCCTTCGCGCCACCGCAACCGATGGTGCCGGGCGCGGTCCCGACCCTGTCCGGCGAGGAGGACGCGGGGCCCGGTGGGAACGTGATTGCCTTTGCCGACCCATTCCTGCGCCATCGCGCGCGCGTGCGTAGCATGCAGATCCTGGTGGCCGATGACCACGAGGCCAATCGCATGGTCCTGCAGCGCCTGCTGCAGAAGGCCGGTCACCGGGTGCTGTGCGTCGATGGTGGTGAAGCCGTACTGGACGCCTTGGCCGACAGCGAGTTCGATGCGGTCATCGTCGATCTGCACATGCCGGGCATGAGCGGGCTGGACATGCTCAAGGAACTGCGCGTGATGCAGGCCGGCGGTGGTCCGCGCACGCCGGTGCTGGTGCTCAGTGCCGATGTCACGCCGGAGGCGATCCAGCGCTGCACCCAGGCCGGTGCCCATGCCTTCCTGGCCAAGCCGGTGGTGGCGGTACGGCTGCTCGACACCCTGGCCGAGATCGCCAGCAATGCCCAGTTGAGGACCATGGCCGCGCCGGTCGTGCGACCTGCGGCGCCGGTGCAGGATGGCGTGCTCGACAGCAGCGTGCTGGACGAACTGGCGTCACTGGGAATGGGTGAAGGGTTCGAGCGTGAGTTCATCCGCCAGTGCCTGGAGGACGCTGCGAGCTGCATGGGCAAGGCCGAGCAGGCGGGTGAAGCCGCGCAGTGGGAGGTGTTCCGCGAGCAGTCCCATGCGATCAAGGGCGTGGCCAGCAACCTCGGCCTGATGCGTGCGTCCAACCGCGCCGGCGAGTTGATGCGGATGGCCGACTGGCAGTTGAAGGCCGAGTGGCGCGTACGCCTGGGTGTGCTGCAGGACGCCATCAAGGAAGGCCGGCGTGCGCTGGATGCGCGTGCCGAGCGCCGCCTGCGTGGTGCCGCCGAGGATGGTGAGGCGCGCTAGGATCTGCGGCTGTGTCACCGGCTGTTCGTGCGAGCGATTGCGTTCAAGCCTGCTCAGCCCATTGCTTGAGGCGGGATCGTTCCGACGGGTGAAGGTCGGAGTGTGATTCGGGGTGCGCTCCCTCGGAAGCGGGCGACTGCTTGCCTCCTTTCGATTCAGGCGGTGTGCTTCTCACGATCAGGGCGCCGGTGGTACCTGCATGCGCCACGAACGTCTCTGCGGGTTGTCGGCGTGCCCGCCGAACCAACGTGACGTGCTCGGGTCATCATCCATCGGGCGCGTAACAGGGCTGGCGGTTTTGCGTTCTTCGGCCACCCGGATTCCAGGCACGTCCTTGGCACCGGAGAAAACCTCCGAGGCGCACGCCTTTACGCAGATCTTGTTGTACCCCTCAAGAGTCGCTCTGTCGTCCAGGACGAGGCGTGCCTGGATACTGGATCCCAGCGATTCGATGGTTTCCAGTCTCTTTTCGAAGGTCATTCTCCTGGACTGGCAGAATGCATCAAAATGCGGGGTTTCGATCTTTGTGTGCTGCACGGCAATGATGCAGTGTTTCGATACGTTCATGTAGGTCACTATCCCGTCGTCCAATGCGTCCGTCACTACGCCTGTATCCGGGAGTAGCGCGCAGCCTTCCTTGAACGAATGTACCTGGATGAGCGTCATATAGTCCTTCGCATTGAAGAACTCATCCACACAGCCGTCCAGAAGGGTCTCTTCGTCCGCCTTCGGGTACAGCAACAGGATCAGTAGCCTGATCCATACTCGATAGTCATCGCGGGACAGTTTATAGGTTTCGCAGATGTGCCTCTCTTCCCCGGGGTCCTTTCCATCCAGGGCCCGATGCAGCGCCAGGGCTTCCAGGTCGGCGACGCTGTGGTCAAGAAAATCCTGGAATCTACCGAGTGTTTCTTTGACTCGTAGCGGATTTCGTGCGCCGACAAGAATCTTGTGCCGGTAGATGCGCTTTATCAGGTCGATTGTTGGGGAGTGCTTCGAGTATGGTCGACGGTCCTCTGTCAACAGAAGGGTTGCCGGTCCGGGGCTGGACCTCGCCATTGAGATGGCTTCAATGATTGATCTTGCACTTTCGGCGTAATCAGCCTCGTAGCGGTTGAACAGGGCTTCAAGATTGATCCGCTTGCTATGGCCCGTCCTCATGATCGTGAAGAGATCATGGAAGGCGAGATTGTTCTCTATGGTTGCTTTGTTCTGCGGGTTGATTGTCGATGGCTGGCTTTTATCTACAGTGAACCTGAATATCTTTGCCTTCTTTTTCCCTGGATTATCCGAGCAGGAATTCATGCGCTGCTCCGCCTGGGAGACGAAGTGCTGGTTGTGCGTCAGATTCGTGTGCTTTTCCATGGCGATGAACGGTGTCCTTGTTCCGGGCGGCGGATGGAGCCCAACCGAAACTGCATGGTGCGGCAATCGAGTGCGAGATGCACTGCAGAGGGTGCTCAGCTGAGCCAATTACGGCACATGCCCGGGTCAAAGGCGGCACACGTCCCGACCGGAAAAACCGGCGGCATGCATGCGGCATGACGGCGCATCGGCTGGACAAAAAAAGCCCGGCGGCCAACCGGGCTTGAACCCATCCTGGGGGAGGGGATGAATCAGGCCGCGTCGAGGCCTGCGCGACGGGTCTGGGCCTTGATCAAGCGATCCATGGTGCGCAAGGAGCGGTCGCCGAGGGCGAGGGCGGAATCGACCCATACCTTGGTGATCTCCAGCAGTTCGTCGTAGCTGACAGCCTGGGCAATGCTGCGTGCGGCGTTCATTGCCAGATAGGACTGTGGGGTACGTTGCTGTTGGCGGATCAGCTCCTCAACTGCGGCACGACCTTCGCCCTTCTTCACCAGTACATCGACGATGCCCAGCGCATGCATTTCCTCGGCGCTGTAGACACGGCCGTCAAGGATGATCTTCTCGGCCAGGTGCGGTGACACCCGCCGGCACAGGAAGGAATAGGCCCCCATGCCGGGGAAAAGGCCGAACAGCACTTCGGGCAGGCCCATTCCGCTGCCTTCCTCGGCCACGATGGTGTGGCAGGCCAATGCCATTTCCAGGCCACCGCCAAGCGCGTCACCCTGGATCAGGGCAATCGAACGCACGTCGCCGCCGAATCCGGTATGCAGGTGGTGCACGCCTTCCACGCACCGCTGGGCGTAGTTCAGCAGGAGGTCGCGGTTGCCTTCGCGGATCAGGCGGGTGAACAGGTCCAGGTCGCCCCCCAGGTTGTAGGCGACGGCATCGGACGCCAGCACGAAATGCCGCAATGTGCCGCTGTGGCGCTCGGCGGGGCTGCGGGTGATGGCGGCCATGAAGCTCCACATCTCGTCGAGCATGTCCTTTCGGCAGCACGGACGGATGCCGGTGGCAGCATCGGCGTGCATGAACAACCAGTGGGCATTGCCGTCGGCGCTGTCCTCGGTACGGATGGTGGCAAAACGCGAGCCGCTGCTGGGCAGCTTTTCGATGGTACTCATGGAAGGGTCCTCGGCATGCGGCCCGCAGAGTCAGGTGGGTGGCCGGCGGGCCGAACGGTCCACACACGCGGCGATGCTACACCGCCACCGGGGCGCCGCATGCGAAAGGGCCCGGAACGTTTCCGTCCCGGGCCCGATGCCGTTCAAATTGCCCGAAACCCTTACTGGGCGGGCGTATCGCGGAGTTCGCGACGGAGGATTTTGCCGACGTTGGTCTTCGGCAGTTCCTTTCGGAATTCTACGATTTTGGGGTGCTTGTAGCCGGTCAGGTTGGCCCGGGCATGCTCCTTGACCATTTCGGCGGTCAGGTTCGGGTCCTTCTTCACGATGACCACCTTGACCACCTCGCCGGACTTCTCGTCCGGCACGCCGACCGCAGCCACTTCCAGCACGCCGGGCATCATCGCGATGACATCCTCGACTTCGTTCGGGTACACATTGAAGCCGGACACCAGGATCATGTCCTTCTTGCGGTCGACGATGTAGAAGAAGCCGTGTTCGTCCATCTTCGCCATGTCGCCGGTGTGCAGCCAGCCGTCGGCATCGATGGCCTTGTCGGTTTCTTCGGGACGCTGCCAGTAGCCCTTCATCACCTGCGGGCCCTTGATGCAGAGTTCGCCGACCTCGCCCAACGGCAGGATGTTGCTGTTGTCGTCCTTGATGCAGGCATCGGTGGACGGGATCGGCAGGCCGATCGAACCGTTGTACTCGGTGAGGGTCAGCGGGTTGATGCAGGCCGCCGGCGACGTCTCGGTCAGGCCGTAGGCCTCGACCAGCGTCACGCCGGTGACCTTTTTCCAGCGTTCGGCCACGGCGCGCTGCACGGCCATGCCGCCCCCCAGGGTGACCTTCAGCGACGAGAAGTCGACCGTGTCGAAACCGGGGGTATTGAGCAGACCGTTGAACAGCGTGTTGACGCCGGTGATGGCAGTGAAGCGCACCGACTTGAGTTCCTTGACGAAACCCTTCATGTCGCGCGGATTGGTGATCAGGTGATTGCAGCCACCGAACTTCATGAAGACCAGGCCGTTCGCGGTCAATGCGAAGATGTGGTACAGCGGCAGGGCGGTGATGATCCACTCCTTGCCCATCTCGATGCCCGACGCACTGATCCAGGCCGAGGCCTGCTGCATGTTGGCGATCAGGTTGCGGTTGGTCAGCATCGCACCCTTGGCGACGCCGGTGGTGCCGCCGGTGTACTGGAGGAAGGCGATGTCGTCGTGGTCGATCTCGACCGGCGGAAGCGTGTGGCGGCTGCCCAGCTTGAGCGCCTGCCTGAAGCGGACGGCGCCCTTGATGTGGTAGTTGGGCACCATCTTCTTGACGTACTTCAGCACGAAGTTGACGATCGCGCCCTTGGCGCCAAGCAGGTCGCCGAGGCCGGTGGTGACCACGTGCTTGACCGGCGTATCGGCGATGACCTGTTCGACGGTGTCGCCGAAGTTGTCGACCACCACCAGGGCACTGACGCCCGCGTCGACCAGCTGGTGCTTGAGTTCGCGCGCGGTGTACAGCGGGTTGACGTTGACCACGGTGAGGCCTGCGCGCAGCACGCCGAAGGTGGCTACCGGGTACTGCAGGCAGTTGGGCATCATCAGGGCGACGCGGTCACCCTTCTTGAGCTTGAGCTCACCCAGCAGGTAGGCCGCGAACTGGGTGACCAGCGCATCGGTCTCACCGTAGGTGAGCACCTTGCCGAAGCTGGAGTAGGCCGGACGGTCGCGGAATTTCGCGACGGAAGCGTCGAAGACCGAAGCTACCGAATGGAACTCGTTGACGTCGATTTCGGCGGGAACGCCTTTCGGATAGCTCTGCAGCCAGGGACGATCCAGACTCATATTCCCCCTCCAGGAATCGTGATGTATTAGGTTCCGGCCCTGAGCGTAGCGACAATGGCCGTTCATTGCAGCATACCCCGCCGTAGGGAAAACGCGAAGAGGGGGTTGCGTGGCGCATTGTGCGAACGCGTCAAACGCCGCCGGGCATGGCCCGGCGCTACCGAAGGCAGAGCGCGCCTGGTAGCGCCGGGCCATGCCCGGCGGGGGGTTCACCGTGAGCGGCCGGCTCAGCCCTGCTTGCGCACCGGTGCACCATTGGCCTTGTAGTACGGCGCGGTGCTGCGGGCCAGCGGGGTGCGGCCGCGGATCACGTCGGCCAGCTTCTCGGCCATCATGATGGTCGGCGCGTTGAGGTTGCCGGTCACCACCTGCGGCATGATCGAGGCATCGACGATGCGCAGGCCTTCCAGCCCGTGCACGCGGCCCTGGCCATCGACCACCGCCATCGGGTCATCGGCATGGCCCATCTTGTTCGAGCACGACGGGTGGTAGGCGGTCTCGGCATGCTCGCGGACGAACGCATCGATCTGCGCGTCGGTCTGCAGCGCGCTGCCCGGCGAGATCTCGCGGCCGCTGTACGGTGCCAGCGCCGGCTGCGCGAAGATCTCGCGGGTGATGCGGATCGCTGCACGGAACTCGCGCCAGTCCTGGTCGTGCGACATGTAGTTGAACAGGATGCTGGGATGTTCGCGCGGGTCCTTCGAGCGCACATGGATGCGGCCGCGGCTCGGCGAGCGCATCGAACCGACGTGCATCTGGAAGCTGTGCGCCTTGATCGGGTTGGAGCCGTTGTAATTGATCGCCACCGGCAGGAAGTGGTACTGCAGGTTCGGCCAGTCGAATTCGGCGTCGCTGCGGATGAAGCCACCGGCCTCGAACTGGTTGCTGGCGCCGATGCCGGTGCCCAGGAACAGCCACTCGGCGCCGATCGCCGGCTGGTTGTACAGCTTCAGTGCCGGGGCCAGCGACACCGGCTTCTTGCACTCGTACTGCAGGTACATCTCCAAGTGATCCTGCAGGTTGGCGCCGACGCCCGGCAGGTGGTGCACCAGGTCGATGTCCAAGCTGCGCAGCAGGTCGGCCGGGCCGACGCCGGAGCGCTGCAGGATCTGCGGCGAGGCGATGGCGCCGCCGCACAGCAGCACTTCGCGGCGGGCGGTGGCACGCTGCGGCTGGTCGTTGTGCAGCCACTGCACGCCCACCGCGCGCTTGCCCGAGAACAGGATGCGGTCGGTCAGCGCGTGGGTGACGATGGTCAGGTTCGGGCGCGGCTTGGCCAGGTCCAGGTAGCCGCGGGCGGTGCTGGAGCGACGGCCCTTCGGGGTCACCGTGCGGTCCATCGGGCCGAAGCCTTCCTGCTGGTAGCCGTTGAGGTCGTCGGTGCGCGGGTAGCCGGCCTGCACGCCGGCCTCGACCATCGCAGCGAACAGCTCGTTGTTGCCGGCCTTCGGCGTGGTCACGCGCAGCGGGCCATCACCACCGTGGTAGTCATTGGCGCCGATATCGCGGGTTTCAGCCTTGCGGAAGTAGGGCAGGCAGTCCAGGTAGGTCCAGTCTTCCAGGCCCGGCATGCTGGCCCAGTTGTCGTAGTCCATCGCGTTGCCGCGGATGTAGCACATGCCGTTGATCAGCGAAGAGCCACCCAGGCCCTTGCCGCGGCCGCAGTCCATGCGGCGGTTGTTCATGAAGGGCTCGGGATCGGTCTTGTACGCCCAGTTGTAGCGCTTGCCCTGCAACGGGAAGGCCAGCGCCGCCGGCATCTGGGTACGGAAGTCGAGCCGGTAGTCCGGGCCACCGGCTTCCAGCAGCAGCACGCTGACATCGGCATCTTCGGTGAGGCGGGTGGCCAGCACGTTGCCGGCCGAACCGGCGCCGATGATGATGTAGTCGTACTCGTTATGGGTGCTCATGGGTGTCTCCTGCAGGCCGGGGCGCGCTGCATGCAGGCGTCCCGGCGGAATGTCGGATCGGCACGATGGCCGGACGATGGGGCGCGCAGGGCGCGCCGGTCAGAACACGCTGGCGTAGTCGCCCAGCTCGACCTGCACCGACTTGATGCGGGTGTAGTGGCCGAGGGTCGAGATGCCGTTCTCGCGGCCGACGCCGGATTCCTTGTAGCCACCGACCGGCATTTCGGCCGGCGACTCACCCCAGGTGTTGATCCAGCAGATGCCGGCTTCCAGGCGGTGGATGATGCGGTGGGCGCGGCTGACGTCCTTGCTGACCACGCCGGCGGCCAGGCCGAAGGTGGTGTCGTTGGCACGACGCACCACTTCGTCTTCGTCGTCGTAGGCAAGGATGCTCATCACCGGCCCGAAGATCTCTTCCTTGACGATGGTCATGTCATCGCGGCAGTCGGAGAACACGGTCGGCAGCACGTAGGCGCCGTTGGCCAGCGCGCCTTCGGTGGCGCGGCCGCCGCCGGTCAGCAGGCGGGCGCCTTCGGCCTTGCCGCTTTCGATGTAGCGCAGCACGTTTTCCATGTGCGGGAAGCTGGTCAGCGGGCCGAAGTTGGTCTCGGCGGCCATCGGGTCGCCGATGCGGATGCGCTTGACCCGCTCGACAACGGCCGCTTCGAATGCGGCCAGCATGCTGCGCGGCACGAACACGCGGGTGCCGTTGGTGCAGACCTGGCCGGAGCTGAAGAAGTTGGCCATCACCGCGATGTCGGCGGCGCGGTCGAGGTCGGCGTCATCGCAGATCACCAGCGGTGACTTGCCGCCCAGCTCCATGGTCACTTCCTTCAGCGACGAGGACGCGGCGCTGGCCATGACCTTCTTGCCGGTGGCGACGCCGCCGGTGAAGGAGATCTTCTCGATCACCGGGTGCTCGGTCAGCCACTGGCCGATCTCGCGACCGGGGCCCTGCACGACGTTGAACACGCCGGCCGGCACGCCGGCTTCGGTGTAGATCTCGGCCAGCCGGATCGCGGTCAGCGGGGTTACTTCCGACGGCTTGAACACCATCGCGTTGCCGGCGGCCAGGGCCGGAGCCGACTTCCACATGGCGATCTGGATCGGGTAGTTCCAGGCGCCGATGCCGGCGACCACGCCCAGCGGCTCGCGGCGGGTGTAGAAGAAGCTCGATTCGCGCAGCGGCAGCTGGATGCCTTCGATGGCGGTGGCCAGGCCGGCGTAGTACTCGACCACGTCGGCACCGGTGACGATGTCCACGGTGGTGGTCTCGGCCAGTGCCTTGCCGGTGTCCAGGGTTTCCAGGTGGGCCAGCTCGTCGTTGCGTTCACGCAGGATCTCGACGGCGCGGCGCAGGATGCGCGAACGCTCCATCGCGGTCATCGCGGCCCACGCCTTCTGGCCCTCGGCCGCGCTCTGCACGGCGCGCTCGACGTCGGCCTGGCTGGCGACCTGTACTTCGGCGATCACCTCGCCGGTGGCCGGGTTGACGGTCTTGAAGGTCTTGCCGCTGGTGGCATCGACGCGCTGGCCGTGGATGTAGAGCTGTTGGACGGGCAGGGTGGTCATGGACGTACTCCTTGGAAGGGGGCGGGTGCTGCAGCGCTTATAGCGCGACAGCCTGCAACTGGAAGTCGATGTAGCCGTAAGCGATGCGCCGGGACTTCTCGGCATTGAACTGGCCGCCGACCAGGCTGCCGCGCAGCCACAGGCCATCGATCATCGCGGCCAGGCCGCGGGCGGCCAGGCGGGCCTGCGGGTGGGGCAGCAGGCGGTTGAACTGGTGGCACAGGTTGGAGAACAGGCGCTGGTCGTTGGCGCGCTGCAGCCGGGCCAGTTCCGGCTGGTGCATGCTCGCTGCCCAGAAGGTGAGCCAGACGCGCATGGCGGTGCCGTTGATCTGGCTGTCGTCGAAGTTGCCATCGACGATGGCGCGCAGCTGCTCGCGCGGGTCGTCGCTGGCGTCGGCGCGGTAGCGGGCGACCGCGTCCTTCAGTTCACGCAGGATCTGCCGCATTGCAGCATTGAGCAGGCCGTCCTTGTCGCCGAAGTAGTGGGCGACGATGCCGCTGGACATCCCTGCCTTCTTCGCGATGGTGGCGACGGTCGCATCGGCCATGCCGATCTCGTCGATGGTCTGGAAAGTGGCCCGGATCAGCTGCTCGCGCCGTACCGGTTCCACGCCTTTCTTCGGCATTGTCTCTCCACGGATTGCGACCCGAAGGATCGGGCTGCCCGCCATTATGCTTTTTATTGATTGAACGTTCAATCAATAAACCCTAGGATGCGCTCGCGCCCCACGCCATGGGCCCGGTTTACCGGTCCGGCCCCGCCCATGTGCTCCCTCGGACTTGATGAGACGACCCCATGTCTTCCCTGGCTCATCCCAAGCGTTCGCCCCTGCGCTTGAACCGTTTTGTCTTTTTCAGCTCCTCGGTGTCGATCGGCATCCTCGGGCTGCTCACCGTTCTCTATCCCGAAGGCAGCGAGCACTGGCTGCAGTGGGCGCAGGCCGAAGTGTCGGCCGCGTTCGGCTGGTGGTACATGCTGCTGATCGTGCTGTGCCTGGGCTTCGTGCTGTGGCTGGCGTTCTCGCCGTATGGCCGCAT is a genomic window containing:
- a CDS encoding response regulator, which produces MKRLLSRLRLRLSQRQDSEHGQQIVRIVLISLILAYVLLPAPRHDLPHGQYVGVLAIVLTGLSLSLLLFGWLLWRPARSDARRVLGMLADYGLIAAGMVQMGEPLAWVYIVVMWVTVGNGMRFGNHYLYVAVAMAMVSFGFTVLQTPYWMQNFRLAIGLWLGLAAVPLYFSTLLRQLTEAMAEARRASEAKSRFLANMSHEFRTPLNGLNGMTEVLATTRLDDEQRECLNTIQASSRSLLALVEEVLDISAIEAGKLRVVAEDFAVTDVIQAIGLILMPQARAKGLDYRVKVADGVPPRVRGDVGHLRQILLNLAGNAVKFTDHGRVEIRVGVVHADTSGAVRLRFDIFDTGIGVAPAMRARLFDAFEQADVSMARRHEGTGLGTTIAKGLVEAMDGDIGYLENPPRGSHFWVELPFAPPQPMVPGAVPTLSGEEDAGPGGNVIAFADPFLRHRARVRSMQILVADDHEANRMVLQRLLQKAGHRVLCVDGGEAVLDALADSEFDAVIVDLHMPGMSGLDMLKELRVMQAGGGPRTPVLVLSADVTPEAIQRCTQAGAHAFLAKPVVAVRLLDTLAEIASNAQLRTMAAPVVRPAAPVQDGVLDSSVLDELASLGMGEGFEREFIRQCLEDAASCMGKAEQAGEAAQWEVFREQSHAIKGVASNLGLMRASNRAGELMRMADWQLKAEWRVRLGVLQDAIKEGRRALDARAERRLRGAAEDGEAR
- a CDS encoding crotonase/enoyl-CoA hydratase family protein, producing the protein MSTIEKLPSSGSRFATIRTEDSADGNAHWLFMHADAATGIRPCCRKDMLDEMWSFMAAITRSPAERHSGTLRHFVLASDAVAYNLGGDLDLFTRLIREGNRDLLLNYAQRCVEGVHHLHTGFGGDVRSIALIQGDALGGGLEMALACHTIVAEEGSGMGLPEVLFGLFPGMGAYSFLCRRVSPHLAEKIILDGRVYSAEEMHALGIVDVLVKKGEGRAAVEELIRQQQRTPQSYLAMNAARSIAQAVSYDELLEITKVWVDSALALGDRSLRTMDRLIKAQTRRAGLDAA
- a CDS encoding long-chain fatty acid--CoA ligase; this translates as MSLDRPWLQSYPKGVPAEIDVNEFHSVASVFDASVAKFRDRPAYSSFGKVLTYGETDALVTQFAAYLLGELKLKKGDRVALMMPNCLQYPVATFGVLRAGLTVVNVNPLYTARELKHQLVDAGVSALVVVDNFGDTVEQVIADTPVKHVVTTGLGDLLGAKGAIVNFVLKYVKKMVPNYHIKGAVRFRQALKLGSRHTLPPVEIDHDDIAFLQYTGGTTGVAKGAMLTNRNLIANMQQASAWISASGIEMGKEWIITALPLYHIFALTANGLVFMKFGGCNHLITNPRDMKGFVKELKSVRFTAITGVNTLFNGLLNTPGFDTVDFSSLKVTLGGGMAVQRAVAERWKKVTGVTLVEAYGLTETSPAACINPLTLTEYNGSIGLPIPSTDACIKDDNSNILPLGEVGELCIKGPQVMKGYWQRPEETDKAIDADGWLHTGDMAKMDEHGFFYIVDRKKDMILVSGFNVYPNEVEDVIAMMPGVLEVAAVGVPDEKSGEVVKVVIVKKDPNLTAEMVKEHARANLTGYKHPKIVEFRKELPKTNVGKILRRELRDTPAQ
- the betA gene encoding choline dehydrogenase, whose protein sequence is MSTHNEYDYIIIGAGSAGNVLATRLTEDADVSVLLLEAGGPDYRLDFRTQMPAALAFPLQGKRYNWAYKTDPEPFMNNRRMDCGRGKGLGGSSLINGMCYIRGNAMDYDNWASMPGLEDWTYLDCLPYFRKAETRDIGANDYHGGDGPLRVTTPKAGNNELFAAMVEAGVQAGYPRTDDLNGYQQEGFGPMDRTVTPKGRRSSTARGYLDLAKPRPNLTIVTHALTDRILFSGKRAVGVQWLHNDQPQRATARREVLLCGGAIASPQILQRSGVGPADLLRSLDIDLVHHLPGVGANLQDHLEMYLQYECKKPVSLAPALKLYNQPAIGAEWLFLGTGIGASNQFEAGGFIRSDAEFDWPNLQYHFLPVAINYNGSNPIKAHSFQMHVGSMRSPSRGRIHVRSKDPREHPSILFNYMSHDQDWREFRAAIRITREIFAQPALAPYSGREISPGSALQTDAQIDAFVREHAETAYHPSCSNKMGHADDPMAVVDGQGRVHGLEGLRIVDASIMPQVVTGNLNAPTIMMAEKLADVIRGRTPLARSTAPYYKANGAPVRKQG
- the betB gene encoding betaine-aldehyde dehydrogenase translates to MTTLPVQQLYIHGQRVDATSGKTFKTVNPATGEVIAEVQVASQADVERAVQSAAEGQKAWAAMTAMERSRILRRAVEILRERNDELAHLETLDTGKALAETTTVDIVTGADVVEYYAGLATAIEGIQLPLRESSFFYTRREPLGVVAGIGAWNYPIQIAMWKSAPALAAGNAMVFKPSEVTPLTAIRLAEIYTEAGVPAGVFNVVQGPGREIGQWLTEHPVIEKISFTGGVATGKKVMASAASSSLKEVTMELGGKSPLVICDDADLDRAADIAVMANFFSSGQVCTNGTRVFVPRSMLAAFEAAVVERVKRIRIGDPMAAETNFGPLTSFPHMENVLRYIESGKAEGARLLTGGGRATEGALANGAYVLPTVFSDCRDDMTIVKEEIFGPVMSILAYDDEDEVVRRANDTTFGLAAGVVSKDVSRAHRIIHRLEAGICWINTWGESPAEMPVGGYKESGVGRENGISTLGHYTRIKSVQVELGDYASVF
- the betI gene encoding transcriptional regulator BetI, with translation MPKKGVEPVRREQLIRATFQTIDEIGMADATVATIAKKAGMSSGIVAHYFGDKDGLLNAAMRQILRELKDAVARYRADASDDPREQLRAIVDGNFDDSQINGTAMRVWLTFWAASMHQPELARLQRANDQRLFSNLCHQFNRLLPHPQARLAARGLAAMIDGLWLRGSLVGGQFNAEKSRRIAYGYIDFQLQAVAL